The Longimicrobiaceae bacterium genome window below encodes:
- a CDS encoding response regulator: MILIAEDHEDSRDALRALLDAFGYRVEVAANGREAVETALASSPDLILMDIMMPELDGFEATRRLRANPEFRQIPIVALTAMEGARERVMEAGCDDYVAKPINVRTFLARVEGWIGSRRAAES; encoded by the coding sequence ATGATCCTGATCGCCGAGGACCACGAGGACAGCCGGGACGCGCTTCGGGCGCTGCTGGACGCGTTCGGCTACCGCGTCGAGGTGGCGGCCAACGGGCGGGAGGCGGTGGAAACCGCGCTTGCGTCCTCGCCCGACCTGATCCTGATGGACATCATGATGCCGGAGCTGGACGGCTTCGAGGCGACGCGCAGGCTCCGCGCGAACCCGGAGTTCCGGCAGATCCCCATCGTGGCGCTCACCGCCATGGAGGGCGCCCGGGAGCGGGTGATGGAGGCCGGGTGCGACGACTACGTCGCCAAGCCCATCAACGTTCGCACCTTCCTGGCGCGCGTCGAGGGGTGGATTGGATCGAGGCGGGCCGCGGAATCCTGA
- a CDS encoding 6-carboxytetrahydropterin synthase, with product MPTAHLTRKVRFSAAHRYHRPEWSAERNREVFGPCANPHGHGHNYLLEVTVAGEVNPETGFSVDLGVLDGVLREEVLEPLDHQHLNHVVPEFREGGMIATTENILVLLWERIAPRLGEGRLVRLRLHEEESFYVDYYGG from the coding sequence ATGCCGACTGCACACCTCACCCGCAAAGTGCGCTTCTCCGCCGCGCACCGGTACCACCGCCCGGAGTGGAGCGCGGAGCGCAACCGCGAGGTCTTCGGCCCCTGCGCCAACCCGCACGGCCACGGGCACAACTACCTGCTGGAGGTGACGGTGGCGGGGGAGGTGAACCCGGAGACGGGCTTCAGCGTCGACCTGGGGGTGCTGGACGGGGTGTTGCGTGAGGAGGTTCTGGAGCCGCTGGACCATCAGCACCTGAACCACGTGGTGCCGGAGTTCCGGGAGGGGGGGATGATCGCCACCACCGAGAACATCCTGGTACTGCTCTGGGAGAGGATCGCGCCGCGGCTCGGGGAGGGGAGGCTGGTGCGGCTGCGGCTGCACGAGGAGGAGAGCTTCTACGTGGACTACTACGGGGGGTGA